A genomic stretch from Haemophilus parainfluenzae ATCC 33392 includes:
- a CDS encoding SrfA family protein, translating into MLSALLRSGEIKNYTPLGQDGMAVYTVASQLRDALKFKRGRSFAEYLAIPQRNEQGDKIDWYVPFDSTRADGQYMIIPWTSATEEERENARSELKIFERTALELGKELIQSPSSKGDQLLFARLLCGGNPDDITDPENLKALRFPNPEHVYLVNDRPVITFWGFLEKHAAAHGNPFLSLQAAAPKPIKPASPTTPVIEPVVAKKHPCRVFWWVLPLLLGLLLLLAWWFKDLWWPKEETTVKNDPVTVSESQTQTVKKPKEKELRKLKDVLYRYLNGRWVDGKGVAVTDPSVLNQLGDAPVVGEGNMQGEGLNTPLTETDAAKADESKNDKADDAKAEQNKDENKQQPPVDPLAEGKSDTKEDQNKVDEKTQQPPVDPLAENKSDTQAGQNKEDDKKNQTTSNANAKPLQIPTTSTQNGNVDFLNGQWNAGAGIQDKTTGKPLRLKYAFSNGVGQVQVQRGDGVQCTGDVSAKMQGSGLNITNKGVAKCSDGSSYQLPEVICKPGAKSIADCQGGYGSGQSFPMTMKSN; encoded by the coding sequence ATGTTAAGTGCATTATTGAGAAGTGGTGAAATCAAAAACTATACGCCATTAGGCCAAGATGGCATGGCAGTTTATACGGTAGCATCCCAGTTGCGAGATGCACTTAAGTTTAAGCGAGGTCGTTCCTTTGCTGAATATTTAGCGATTCCACAGCGTAATGAACAGGGGGATAAAATCGATTGGTATGTACCCTTTGATTCCACTCGTGCAGATGGGCAATATATGATTATCCCTTGGACTTCGGCTACGGAAGAAGAACGTGAAAATGCCCGCTCAGAATTGAAGATTTTTGAGCGCACAGCATTAGAGTTAGGTAAAGAGCTGATTCAATCTCCCTCCTCAAAAGGTGACCAATTACTATTTGCTCGTTTGCTTTGCGGTGGAAACCCCGACGATATTACTGATCCTGAAAATCTCAAAGCCTTACGCTTTCCTAATCCAGAACATGTTTATTTAGTCAATGATCGCCCCGTAATTACCTTCTGGGGATTTCTTGAAAAACATGCCGCTGCTCATGGTAATCCATTCCTTTCTTTACAAGCTGCAGCCCCAAAACCAATTAAACCCGCTTCACCTACAACACCAGTGATTGAACCTGTAGTTGCGAAAAAACACCCTTGTCGTGTGTTCTGGTGGGTATTGCCATTATTACTCGGATTACTTTTATTATTGGCTTGGTGGTTTAAAGATTTATGGTGGCCTAAAGAGGAAACAACAGTAAAAAATGACCCTGTCACAGTTTCTGAATCTCAAACCCAAACTGTCAAAAAACCGAAAGAAAAAGAATTACGTAAATTGAAAGATGTTCTTTACCGATATCTGAATGGACGCTGGGTTGATGGAAAGGGTGTGGCTGTGACAGATCCTTCAGTTTTAAATCAACTAGGCGATGCTCCAGTTGTTGGAGAAGGAAATATGCAAGGTGAAGGTCTTAATACACCATTAACAGAAACAGATGCTGCCAAAGCTGATGAATCAAAAAATGATAAAGCAGATGATGCCAAAGCAGAGCAAAATAAAGATGAAAATAAACAACAACCGCCAGTAGACCCTCTAGCAGAGGGTAAATCGGATACTAAAGAGGATCAAAATAAAGTAGATGAAAAAACACAGCAACCACCAGTAGATCCGTTAGCCGAAAATAAATCAGATACTCAGGCTGGACAAAATAAAGAAGATGATAAAAAGAATCAAACCACTTCTAATGCTAATGCTAAACCATTACAAATTCCAACAACTAGTACACAAAATGGTAATGTAGATTTTCTAAATGGCCAGTGGAATGCTGGAGCGGGGATTCAGGATAAAACTACTGGTAAGCCTCTACGCTTAAAATATGCATTCTCAAATGGCGTAGGTCAAGTACAAGTACAACGCGGTGACGGCGTACAATGCACGGGAGATGTTTCTGCAAAAATGCAAGGCAGTGGTTTGAATATTACTAATAAAGGTGTAGCAAAATGTAGCGATGGCTCAAGCTATCAGCTGCCTGAAGTAATTTGTAAACCTGGCGCGAAGAGTATTGCCGATTGTCAAGGTGGATATGGCTCAGGACAGAGCTTCCCAATGACAATGAAATCGAATTAG
- a CDS encoding vWA domain-containing protein: MKQLRLSTLSLCCLTAIMSPSVFAEEIKPLLQEGKTTLYQRVLSTPSCELLEKSDAKSGQKIPAFSRYYVYKRENVGNKALLQVGPDSFGKTVGWLDANCAVPWNMQMTMVFTNPSDRGSLLFFKDKATLESIINDNSPAKAVESIRAELSQKKSSEKVLAEEPKEFVDFQKNFYLLPVLQGEEVMDSQGFYERLLEVASVSKNDKPVTQPTTSTTNNNQTNKTGQNQPQEIVGFSAAVVFVIDSTISMDPYINRTRDAIKKVYEKIEKENLGKQVKFGLVAFRSSTKAVPGLEYTSKMFVDPSTVKDGKDFMDKVANLKQATVSSKEFSEDAYAGVSQALNEINWNNFGGRYLVLITDAGAIEGDNPISTTGLDAKQLRLEAQHRGVALYTLHLKTPSGKNNHEIAQAQYNELSFNNYLNKPLYYPVNAGDVNEFGQKVDTLASALTAQVKQAYSGEEAAGSVLTATTKTGGDPKKSEIEEDAVLLGKAMQLAYLGEVKGTKAPPVFKAWVSDRDFAKPTVPTAEARVLLTKSQLSDLSDVVKKIADAANSGLISPTDMFSQLRSVAAAMGQDPNKIKEDKSTKLADLGLLGEYLDGIPYKSQVTGIDEDTWKGMSVQEQEKFIRDLHSKLRHYRIFNEDQSRWISLSEGADPRDNVYPVPLDALP; encoded by the coding sequence ATGAAACAGTTAAGACTTTCTACTTTATCTCTTTGTTGCTTAACAGCAATCATGTCTCCGTCAGTTTTTGCTGAAGAGATAAAACCATTACTGCAAGAAGGTAAAACCACACTTTACCAACGCGTGTTAAGTACACCAAGTTGTGAGTTATTAGAAAAAAGTGATGCTAAGAGCGGTCAAAAAATTCCTGCTTTTTCCCGCTATTATGTATATAAACGGGAAAATGTAGGAAATAAGGCTTTATTACAGGTAGGCCCAGATAGCTTTGGTAAAACTGTCGGTTGGTTAGATGCTAATTGTGCTGTACCTTGGAATATGCAAATGACAATGGTCTTTACTAACCCATCCGATCGGGGGTCTTTATTATTCTTTAAGGATAAAGCAACTCTTGAAAGTATTATTAATGACAATTCTCCAGCAAAAGCAGTTGAGTCAATTCGTGCTGAACTTTCCCAAAAGAAAAGTAGTGAGAAAGTGTTAGCGGAAGAACCAAAGGAATTTGTAGATTTCCAAAAAAACTTCTATCTATTACCTGTTTTACAGGGAGAAGAAGTGATGGATAGTCAAGGATTTTATGAGCGCTTGTTAGAAGTCGCATCTGTCAGCAAAAATGATAAGCCGGTCACTCAACCAACTACAAGTACAACAAACAATAATCAAACCAACAAAACAGGTCAAAACCAACCTCAAGAAATTGTTGGGTTTAGTGCTGCGGTAGTATTTGTTATTGATTCGACGATTTCTATGGACCCCTACATCAATAGAACGCGCGATGCAATTAAAAAAGTTTATGAAAAAATCGAAAAAGAGAACTTGGGTAAACAGGTTAAGTTTGGTTTAGTGGCGTTCCGTTCAAGCACTAAAGCAGTACCTGGATTAGAGTACACTTCGAAAATGTTCGTTGATCCAAGTACCGTAAAAGATGGTAAAGATTTCATGGATAAAGTGGCGAATTTAAAACAAGCTACTGTTTCTTCAAAAGAATTTAGTGAAGATGCTTATGCCGGTGTGTCACAGGCATTAAATGAAATTAATTGGAACAATTTTGGAGGCCGTTATTTAGTATTGATTACTGACGCCGGTGCGATTGAAGGGGATAATCCAATTTCGACTACGGGGTTAGATGCAAAACAATTACGTTTAGAGGCTCAGCATCGAGGTGTTGCACTTTATACATTACATCTAAAAACACCATCTGGTAAAAATAACCATGAAATAGCTCAAGCACAGTATAATGAACTCTCTTTCAACAATTATTTGAATAAACCACTTTACTATCCAGTAAATGCTGGTGATGTAAATGAGTTCGGACAAAAAGTTGATACTCTTGCCAGTGCTTTAACTGCTCAAGTCAAACAAGCTTATTCAGGTGAAGAGGCTGCTGGTAGCGTATTAACAGCCACCACAAAAACAGGCGGAGATCCGAAAAAATCTGAAATTGAAGAAGATGCTGTTTTATTAGGTAAAGCAATGCAATTGGCATATTTAGGGGAAGTAAAAGGTACAAAAGCACCACCAGTATTTAAAGCTTGGGTGAGTGACCGTGATTTTGCTAAACCAACAGTCCCAACCGCCGAGGCTCGAGTATTACTAACAAAATCACAACTAAGTGATTTGAGTGATGTAGTAAAGAAAATTGCGGATGCGGCAAATAGCGGGTTAATTTCACCAACAGATATGTTTTCACAACTTCGTTCAGTAGCTGCAGCAATGGGACAAGATCCAAATAAAATTAAGGAAGATAAATCAACTAAATTGGCAGATTTAGGTTTACTTGGTGAATATTTGGATGGCATTCCTTATAAGAGTCAAGTGACCGGAATTGATGAAGATACTTGGAAAGGTATGAGTGTGCAGGAACAAGAGAAATTTATTCGCGATCTGCATAGTAAGTTACGTCATTATCGTATTTTTAACGAGGACCAATCTCGTTGGATTTCTTTATCAGAAGGAGCCGATCCTCGCGATAATGTATATCCAGTACCATTGGATGCCTTACCATAG
- a CDS encoding putative virulence factor yields the protein MTDNQLTESWDKVFQASQQAIDWVNDVRPNVARLNNEADGLILELRRLRNTAKRLGAVSSKPITAGFFGLSQAGKSFLISALAADQKGNLETIFDGQQLDFIKHINPPGGGKEATGLVTRFTRSAKAAVTGYPLELRLFHEIEVAKILVNAYFNDFDKERVTYQLEQSRINEILKPLNAKLNAQPVKGVNEDDVVDLQDYAQESFGKSLSVLQANYWARAIAMAPRLSIEDRATLFSILWAEIPELTQIYIQFAKTLAKLGNPERVYAPLTAVVKDNGTGGLSQADSIMNVDMLERLGTNRDEQIAVRPLIEEGHVGEPVSISLAELTALTAELVFPLINPTKVPAVETVDLLDFPGYRGRLAITSLSEVKEGNPVSQLILRGKVAYLFERYTDSQEMNILIVCTPSTKQSDVNSVGPVLERWINKTQGDNPTDRAKRKPGLLWAITMFDMRISSDLAKDEDMLKMSWGQGGLLKQTILERFGNYSWLNEWANGKPFDNVFLVRKPGFKVAFLDMDNTEELAINPKEAGQLNLLRSTFANDPDIQKHVAQPQEAWDAMMKLNDGGMQRISDYLKTIALPEVKAQRLTEQLNESIHHIVENRFSSWYQSEGAEEVNKKRQLAQMIVGELSKKGLLVGEFLRCLQLPEETIRSLYFSDYEEVLLNKGEEETKAQENSANTFDAGFGFSSEGFDLFAEPAPVVVEEKPAEKIVESRFAMAAFKSWIEHLRSISSDQHLMQFFGFTKEAVEGLVGELITGANRLHLQDKLSKVVFRNENAGSKRDQLAERQVFSINTEIADFIAWLDFVNQPLTQRPASRVMNERAIFENREVEKVNGLPKLDDQTNNYTKNYLFDWFVAFGHFAEGNAGHSAGREIDQVSNTRLGSVLDLYRSAQC from the coding sequence ATGACGGATAATCAATTAACAGAATCTTGGGATAAGGTATTCCAAGCATCACAACAAGCGATTGATTGGGTAAATGATGTTCGCCCAAATGTTGCCCGTTTAAATAATGAGGCTGATGGTTTAATTCTTGAATTAAGACGTTTACGTAATACAGCAAAACGCCTAGGTGCCGTTTCTTCTAAACCAATTACAGCTGGTTTTTTTGGGTTATCACAGGCAGGTAAATCTTTCTTAATTTCAGCACTGGCAGCCGATCAAAAGGGCAACTTGGAAACGATTTTTGACGGTCAACAGTTGGATTTCATTAAACATATCAATCCTCCTGGTGGCGGAAAAGAAGCAACGGGTTTGGTTACTCGTTTTACTCGCTCAGCAAAAGCGGCTGTTACAGGCTATCCTTTAGAACTTCGCTTATTTCATGAAATTGAAGTTGCCAAAATTTTAGTTAATGCTTATTTCAACGATTTTGATAAAGAACGTGTGACTTATCAATTGGAACAATCTCGCATTAATGAAATACTTAAACCTTTAAATGCTAAATTAAATGCTCAGCCTGTAAAAGGTGTTAATGAAGATGACGTAGTTGATTTGCAGGATTACGCCCAGGAAAGCTTCGGAAAATCTTTATCTGTATTACAGGCTAATTATTGGGCTAGAGCGATAGCCATGGCACCAAGACTGAGCATTGAAGATAGAGCAACCTTATTCTCCATATTATGGGCAGAAATTCCAGAGTTGACTCAAATCTATATTCAATTTGCAAAAACACTGGCTAAATTAGGTAATCCTGAACGTGTTTATGCACCGCTTACCGCAGTAGTAAAAGATAATGGTACTGGCGGTCTTTCTCAAGCTGACAGTATTATGAACGTTGATATGCTTGAGCGTTTAGGTACAAATCGAGATGAACAAATTGCTGTTCGTCCTCTTATTGAAGAAGGCCATGTTGGTGAGCCTGTTTCCATTTCTTTGGCTGAATTAACCGCACTTACCGCAGAATTAGTTTTCCCGTTGATTAACCCAACTAAAGTGCCGGCTGTTGAAACGGTTGATTTATTAGATTTCCCAGGGTACCGTGGTCGTTTAGCAATCACTTCTTTAAGTGAAGTAAAAGAAGGTAATCCTGTATCTCAACTCATTTTAAGGGGCAAAGTAGCTTATCTTTTTGAGCGTTATACCGATAGTCAAGAAATGAACATTTTGATTGTTTGTACTCCATCAACCAAACAATCCGATGTGAATAGTGTAGGTCCTGTATTGGAGCGCTGGATTAATAAAACGCAAGGAGATAATCCGACTGATCGTGCTAAACGTAAACCCGGACTTCTTTGGGCGATAACCATGTTTGATATGCGTATCAGTAGTGATTTGGCCAAAGATGAAGATATGCTGAAAATGTCTTGGGGACAAGGTGGATTGCTGAAACAAACGATTTTAGAGCGCTTCGGAAACTATTCTTGGCTAAATGAATGGGCAAATGGCAAGCCGTTTGATAATGTTTTTTTAGTACGTAAACCGGGTTTCAAAGTGGCTTTTTTAGATATGGATAATACTGAAGAATTAGCCATTAATCCAAAAGAGGCTGGGCAGCTTAATCTTTTACGTAGTACTTTTGCTAATGACCCTGATATTCAAAAACATGTTGCTCAACCTCAAGAAGCCTGGGATGCAATGATGAAATTGAATGATGGTGGGATGCAACGAATTAGTGATTATTTGAAAACGATTGCTTTGCCAGAAGTGAAAGCTCAACGTTTAACTGAGCAACTTAATGAATCTATCCATCATATTGTAGAAAACCGTTTTTCTTCTTGGTATCAAAGTGAAGGTGCTGAAGAAGTCAATAAAAAACGTCAATTAGCACAAATGATTGTTGGTGAATTAAGTAAAAAAGGACTTTTGGTCGGTGAGTTTTTACGTTGTCTTCAATTACCTGAAGAGACAATTCGTTCTTTATATTTTTCTGATTATGAAGAGGTCTTACTAAACAAAGGTGAAGAAGAAACTAAAGCACAAGAAAATTCAGCAAATACCTTTGATGCTGGTTTTGGTTTTAGTTCAGAAGGATTTGATTTATTTGCTGAACCGGCTCCTGTTGTTGTAGAAGAGAAACCGGCTGAAAAAATTGTGGAATCTCGTTTTGCTATGGCTGCATTTAAATCCTGGATTGAACATTTGCGTTCAATTTCTTCTGATCAGCATTTGATGCAATTCTTTGGTTTTACTAAAGAAGCCGTTGAAGGTTTAGTTGGTGAATTGATTACTGGTGCAAATCGTCTTCATTTACAGGATAAACTTTCTAAGGTCGTTTTCCGTAATGAAAACGCAGGAAGTAAACGTGATCAATTAGCTGAGCGTCAAGTATTTTCCATTAATACTGAAATTGCGGATTTTATTGCATGGTTGGATTTTGTTAATCAACCACTGACTCAACGTCCGGCTAGTCGCGTGATGAATGAGCGAGCAATATTTGAAAATAGGGAAGTTGAAAAGGTAAACGGTTTACCTAAATTAGATGACCAAACTAATAATTACACTAAAAATTATCTTTTTGACTGGTTTGTAGCCTTTGGTCACTTTGCTGAAGGAAATGCCGGACACAGCGCTGGACGGGAAATTGATCAGGTCAGCAATACAAGGTTAGGTTCGGTATTAGATTTATATCGTTCTGCACAATGCTAA
- a CDS encoding FecCD family ABC transporter permease encodes MNKSSLTFPLLLCLLIGLVLFSLSWGRFAIPLENVVQSLTGGNTNDVQNNIIFNLRLPRVIAAILVGASLAIAGVVYQGIFRNPLVSPDILGVSNGACVGAALAILVGSSMLGIQTFAFVGGLVAVILTMNLPRLIQRDSTIVLVLSGIIVSGFMMATLGLLKYLADPETQLADIVYWQLGSLTKSNYDNLLILSPIILLTTLGLFLMRWRINVLSLGDREAKLIGANIRLERGLMVVCATLLTASSVCLSGTIGWLGLVIPHLARLFIGDNNVKSLPLAGLIGAIFLLVIDTLARNLYIQEIPLGILTGFIGAPFFAWVLIKQKVVD; translated from the coding sequence ATGAACAAATCTTCTCTTACTTTTCCTCTTTTACTTTGTCTCCTTATCGGGTTGGTTTTATTTTCACTCTCTTGGGGGCGTTTTGCGATTCCACTTGAGAATGTGGTACAAAGTCTTACTGGCGGTAACACTAATGATGTGCAAAACAACATTATTTTTAATCTTCGTTTGCCTCGTGTAATTGCAGCCATACTTGTCGGTGCCTCCTTGGCCATTGCTGGCGTGGTATATCAAGGTATTTTCCGTAATCCATTGGTTTCACCTGATATTTTAGGGGTATCTAATGGCGCTTGTGTTGGTGCAGCATTAGCGATTTTAGTTGGTTCTAGCATGCTTGGCATTCAAACCTTTGCCTTTGTTGGTGGTTTGGTTGCAGTCATACTTACTATGAATTTACCGCGTTTGATTCAACGTGATTCTACGATTGTTCTAGTGCTTTCAGGCATTATCGTTTCAGGTTTTATGATGGCGACATTAGGCCTATTAAAATATCTTGCTGATCCTGAAACTCAGCTGGCTGACATTGTGTATTGGCAATTAGGTAGCCTAACCAAATCTAACTACGACAACTTGCTCATCCTTTCACCAATTATTTTACTTACTACTCTTGGCTTATTTTTAATGCGTTGGCGTATCAATGTGCTTTCATTGGGGGATCGTGAAGCAAAATTAATTGGGGCAAATATTCGATTAGAACGAGGCTTAATGGTGGTTTGTGCCACATTGTTGACCGCTTCATCCGTTTGCTTAAGCGGGACAATCGGTTGGCTTGGTTTAGTGATTCCGCATTTAGCGCGACTTTTTATCGGCGATAACAATGTCAAAAGCCTGCCGCTTGCTGGACTTATTGGCGCGATTTTCTTGCTCGTTATCGATACCCTCGCCCGTAATTTATACATTCAAGAAATTCCACTTGGCATTCTCACCGGCTTTATCGGTGCGCCATTCTTTGCTTGGGTACTGATTAAACAAAAGGTGGTGGACTAA
- a CDS encoding virulence factor SrfB, giving the protein MLPDLHHYGKEISLIMNSGVQFLDFGLKIDWKDKEWRTKSMGNFASGGENHPIRRLVEHRSGEGYCDSSDLSRMVKVEHEISVEQSFKLLDGVWLPIPVLRTVASTDGFDEGPYNWARARIVKLAEPDVEGNTYRVTLAFDTKIFPNRADVAYLAPTEEDVRSGAVFGLAYQSHQMSWFLDYKWINEWLLELFTELAPENDRLKIHPDDLKMDIAAKFHQGHYLNILAILGEEIDIPRIKMISNRSDEINRAIPVDMVLDVGNSRTCGILIEDHVQEKDGLKKRYELELRDLTRPERVYSEPFESRVEFAQAFFGKDHFSVQSGRRDAFQWATIARVGKEAARLASRREGNEGSTGLSSPKRYLWDDARYEQGWRFNSSYVKTDYEPYATADPLSGLINEYGEALHILRDDIDEEFERKMPVFQPKYSRRSLMTFMLSEVLMQALMQINSPAQRAKLEHSKAPRFLRSIILTVPPAMPKPEREIFRQSIYQAIGLVWKSLGWDKSDDDFDFNSQSAREKYWPILPEVIIQWDEATCGQVVYLFNETQNNYGGRPEEFIAALQRPDKKEKDRITIATIDIGGGTTDLVINDYSLDYGENGGSGSNAYIIPTQRFRDGFKVAGDDILLDMIRNVVVESLTVGLKNAGLRDPEPILSELIGDQALKVQDALLRQQLTLQVFSPIGLRVLKEYEGYDPMQKTNALNGKTFGELLEDVEQPTESVLDYINEPIRRALGRSDFNILDLPVQVNLERIHSLFIRGDYFDICKTFNALCEVVNSYQCDVLLLTGRPSRLPGVQSFFRSRLPLPVGRILPLHHYRTGNWYPFHKQGRIDDPKTTAAVGAMLCFLCKDMRLTNFYLRSMAMTAYSTVKYIGYLDNNNVIKDSNVYYHDIDLDNEDYDFPDTSFEVRGDTRLGFRQLNVERWVASPLYMLSIESREWKAMLNNEGVVLQVTLGIKNSRNSQERAENFYIKNVTASNGRSCVRERDITLHLNTMTDAGLGDQKLYWLDTGCVKR; this is encoded by the coding sequence ATGTTACCGGATTTACATCATTACGGAAAAGAAATCTCACTAATTATGAATAGTGGGGTGCAATTTTTAGACTTCGGTTTAAAAATTGATTGGAAAGACAAAGAATGGCGTACCAAAAGTATGGGAAACTTCGCCTCTGGCGGTGAAAACCATCCAATTCGTCGATTAGTTGAACATCGTAGCGGTGAAGGTTATTGTGATAGCAGTGATTTGAGCCGAATGGTTAAAGTAGAACATGAAATCAGTGTAGAACAGTCATTCAAATTATTAGATGGTGTTTGGTTACCTATTCCTGTTTTGCGTACAGTAGCTTCTACAGATGGTTTTGATGAAGGCCCTTATAACTGGGCGCGTGCACGAATTGTTAAACTAGCTGAACCAGATGTAGAAGGCAATACTTATCGAGTTACTTTAGCTTTTGATACTAAAATTTTTCCTAATCGTGCTGATGTTGCTTACCTTGCACCAACTGAAGAAGATGTGCGTTCTGGCGCGGTTTTTGGTCTCGCTTATCAATCTCATCAAATGTCGTGGTTTTTGGACTACAAATGGATAAATGAATGGTTATTGGAGCTTTTCACTGAACTAGCGCCAGAAAATGATCGTTTAAAAATTCATCCTGATGATCTGAAAATGGACATTGCTGCTAAATTTCATCAAGGTCATTACTTGAATATTTTGGCTATTCTAGGTGAAGAAATTGATATTCCACGGATTAAAATGATTTCCAATCGTTCTGATGAAATTAATCGTGCAATTCCAGTTGATATGGTATTGGATGTAGGAAACTCCCGCACTTGTGGAATTTTAATTGAAGATCACGTGCAGGAAAAAGATGGTTTGAAAAAACGCTATGAATTGGAATTACGTGATTTAACGCGCCCGGAACGAGTGTACTCCGAACCATTTGAAAGTCGAGTTGAATTTGCCCAAGCGTTTTTTGGCAAAGATCATTTTTCTGTACAAAGTGGGCGTCGTGATGCTTTCCAATGGGCAACAATTGCGCGTGTAGGGAAGGAAGCCGCTCGTTTAGCAAGTCGTCGAGAGGGAAATGAAGGTTCAACAGGTTTATCTAGTCCAAAACGTTATTTATGGGATGATGCTCGTTACGAACAAGGCTGGCGTTTTAACTCATCCTATGTAAAAACAGATTACGAGCCTTATGCAACAGCAGATCCGCTTTCTGGATTAATCAATGAGTATGGTGAAGCATTACATATTTTGCGGGATGATATTGATGAAGAATTTGAACGCAAAATGCCTGTATTCCAACCTAAATATTCTCGTCGTTCATTGATGACGTTTATGTTATCAGAAGTGTTGATGCAAGCATTAATGCAGATTAACAGCCCTGCTCAACGAGCTAAATTGGAACATTCTAAAGCACCGCGTTTTTTACGTTCGATTATTTTGACTGTACCACCAGCAATGCCTAAACCTGAACGAGAAATTTTCCGTCAATCTATTTATCAGGCTATCGGCTTAGTTTGGAAATCTCTTGGCTGGGATAAATCTGATGATGATTTTGACTTCAATTCACAAAGTGCAAGAGAAAAATATTGGCCGATTTTACCTGAGGTGATTATTCAATGGGATGAAGCAACCTGTGGGCAAGTTGTTTATCTATTTAATGAAACTCAAAATAACTATGGCGGTCGACCAGAAGAATTTATTGCTGCATTGCAACGTCCAGATAAAAAAGAAAAGGATCGTATTACTATCGCAACTATTGATATAGGTGGTGGTACAACAGACTTAGTAATCAACGATTACTCGCTGGATTATGGAGAAAACGGTGGTTCAGGTAGTAATGCCTATATTATCCCGACTCAGCGTTTCCGTGATGGTTTCAAAGTGGCCGGTGATGATATTTTGCTAGATATGATTCGTAATGTAGTAGTGGAATCTTTAACTGTTGGTTTGAAAAATGCAGGTTTACGTGATCCTGAACCTATTCTTTCTGAATTGATTGGCGATCAGGCATTAAAAGTACAAGATGCATTATTACGCCAACAATTGACATTACAAGTATTCAGCCCAATTGGCTTGCGCGTATTGAAAGAGTACGAAGGTTATGATCCAATGCAAAAGACCAATGCATTAAATGGGAAGACTTTTGGTGAATTATTAGAAGACGTAGAACAGCCTACAGAAAGTGTGTTGGACTATATTAATGAACCGATTCGCCGTGCCTTAGGTCGTTCAGATTTTAATATTTTAGATTTACCGGTTCAGGTGAATTTAGAACGTATTCACAGTTTATTTATTCGTGGTGATTATTTTGATATCTGCAAAACCTTCAACGCTTTGTGTGAGGTCGTCAACAGCTATCAATGTGATGTGTTGTTACTGACTGGCCGACCATCTCGTTTGCCTGGTGTACAATCCTTCTTCCGTTCTCGTTTACCTTTACCAGTCGGACGGATTTTACCATTACATCATTACCGCACAGGAAACTGGTATCCATTCCACAAACAAGGTCGTATAGATGATCCAAAAACGACTGCAGCAGTGGGTGCTATGCTTTGTTTCTTATGTAAAGATATGCGTTTAACCAACTTCTATTTACGTTCAATGGCAATGACAGCTTATTCCACAGTGAAATACATTGGGTATTTAGATAACAATAACGTAATTAAAGACAGCAACGTTTATTATCACGATATTGATTTAGACAATGAGGATTATGATTTCCCAGATACTTCCTTTGAAGTACGCGGTGATACCCGTTTAGGTTTCCGCCAATTAAATGTGGAGCGTTGGGTTGCTTCTCCACTTTATATGCTTTCTATAGAAAGCCGTGAATGGAAAGCGATGTTGAATAATGAAGGTGTGGTATTACAAGTAACATTAGGTATAAAAAATAGCCGTAATAGCCAAGAAAGAGCAGAAAATTTCTACATAAAAAATGTGACAGCATCAAATGGCCGTTCTTGCGTACGAGAAAGGGATATTACCCTTCATCTAAACACAATGACCGATGCGGGACTTGGTGATCAAAAATTATATTGGTTAGATACTGGCTGTGTGAAACGATAG
- a CDS encoding ABC transporter ATP-binding protein → MLKIDNLYYWHNVEHSLLNGIDLTLQKGELLTILGANGRGKSTLLNCIAGLLKLKSGQILLDNCKLSEMSSKQIAQKIAYVSQHSPQTYQYRVRDYVVLGRAAHLGVFDKPSEADFALVDEALKKLGISHFADRIYMQMSGGEKQLVNLARILVQQPQLILFDEPTSALDYGNVFKTLSLIKELSLQGFTIIMTTHNPDHPMLLHSALPHSRVTILNEHGKLQTGTAPEIITEANLKALYQTDLRLVDVPALQRQICAITHL, encoded by the coding sequence ATGCTGAAAATTGACAATCTGTATTACTGGCACAATGTTGAACATTCTCTACTCAATGGCATTGATTTAACCTTACAAAAAGGCGAATTACTGACGATTCTTGGTGCTAACGGTCGTGGTAAATCCACGTTATTAAACTGTATCGCGGGGCTTTTAAAACTAAAGAGCGGTCAGATTTTGCTGGATAATTGCAAATTAAGCGAAATGAGCAGTAAGCAAATTGCTCAGAAAATTGCTTATGTCTCGCAACACAGCCCACAAACCTATCAATATCGCGTGCGTGATTATGTGGTACTCGGTCGTGCTGCGCATTTAGGTGTTTTTGATAAGCCAAGTGAAGCTGATTTTGCATTAGTTGATGAAGCCTTAAAGAAACTCGGCATCAGTCATTTTGCTGACAGAATTTATATGCAAATGAGTGGCGGTGAAAAGCAACTGGTCAATCTTGCGCGTATTTTGGTGCAACAACCGCAACTGATTTTGTTTGATGAACCCACTTCGGCATTAGATTACGGCAATGTCTTTAAAACCTTAAGCCTAATAAAAGAGCTCTCACTACAAGGCTTTACCATAATCATGACAACACATAACCCCGATCATCCGATGTTGTTGCATAGTGCCCTGCCCCATAGCCGCGTAACCATATTAAATGAACACGGCAAATTACAAACAGGCACCGCACCAGAAATTATTACTGAAGCTAATTTAAAAGCACTTTATCAAACCGATTTGCGCTTAGTTGATGTACCTGCATTACAACGCCAAATTTGTGCGATAACTCATTTATAA